One Companilactobacillus farciminis KCTC 3681 = DSM 20184 genomic window, CTGTGTAATCGCCAACTTTGTCTAGCTTGTATGCAGCTGTCTTAAAGTCAGTATCAACACTTGTACTATCATTATCGAAGGCAGCTAACTTACCACCCTTGTTCTTTGTAGCTGAGTCTGTTGAGTATTCTTTAGCAAGTTTTGAGAAGTCTTCGCCATTTTGAAGTTTTGTAATAACTTCTTTAGCAGTGTCTTCTTTACTTACTAGGATTTGAGCAACTTGAATCTTAGGTTGGTAGCTCTTCCATTCTTTCTTAAGATCTTTGTTTGTAACAGTCTTGTTCTTCTTCAAAGCAACTTTTGTAAGAAGGTTAGTACGGATATTCTTCTTGAATTGGGCAGTTGTCATACCGTTTTGTTGAAGAATTGAGCTGAATGATGAACCATATTGACTCTTGTACTTGTTGTATTCTTTGTTAACTTGTTTTGTGGAAACATCCTTACCATATTGATCTTCAAGAGCTTTAGTGATGATCATAGTTTGGAGAGTTTGTTTACCTGATGAAGAACTCTTCATTTCCTTGTAGTATTCTTCTTGGGTAATTCTTCCACCCTTAAGAGTAGCAACAGTCTTGTTACCAGAACATCCAGCAACAACTGTTATCATAAATAGACCAGCAATAGCTAAGATCCATTTAGTTAAACGTTTATTCATCTTTACACATCCTTAATTAATATGTCTACAATTGAAAAGACTACCATAAAACTTCGAGAATAGTTTGCCATTTATTGAAAAAATCACAAAAAATTCATAATTTGAACTAATTTTGCTTGAAGTTAGCGAGGTTTGCTTTCATTTCAGCGATTGAACTTTGCAATTCGTCTACATCAGGCTTGATGCTAGTTGAGTAATCGGTGATATCTTTTTGAATTCCAGACATTACTTCTGGTACCACAGCAGCGTTTTTCTGTAAATCAGCTAATATATCTTTAAA contains:
- a CDS encoding peptidylprolyl isomerase PrsA translates to MNKRLTKWILAIAGLFMITVVAGCSGNKTVATLKGGRITQEEYYKEMKSSSSGKQTLQTMIITKALEDQYGKDVSTKQVNKEYNKYKSQYGSSFSSILQQNGMTTAQFKKNIRTNLLTKVALKKNKTVTNKDLKKEWKSYQPKIQVAQILVSKEDTAKEVITKLQNGEDFSKLAKEYSTDSATKNKGGKLAAFDNDSTSVDTDFKTAAYKLDKVGDYTDTPVKTSYGYSVIKLLKKPAKGKMSDHTAELKSKLYASWLQDSTVMQKVVSKVLKKADVSIKDSDLKDVLSGYVSSSSSSKK